A part of Microbacterium terregens genomic DNA contains:
- a CDS encoding helix-turn-helix transcriptional regulator, whose product MTARRPLIATDRAALMLQLVPYLIGKGEVSIAEAADEFDVTAAQMRAMVETLTVIGLPGDGGYWQMANDLFDIDWDLLDEQDIIVITNSVGLERAPKLTAREAAALLTGLQLARAIPGVGDTDLFTGLLTKLARGASSTPADVILAPAPVDAVRDSVAEALQRGVAVSFTYKAPDAAPTPRTVDPVKVLIATGEWYLQGWCHLRQAMRTFHLDRVSDLELTDIPIVHGADPVPGWFETGTGDIVARIRFRESVAPLLGEYLDRATVETVGGVSTATMHIADEHSLRRLAARRAGLVEILEPESARRAAAAWAEAGLVQYR is encoded by the coding sequence ATGACCGCCCGCAGACCGCTGATCGCCACCGATCGGGCCGCGCTCATGCTGCAGTTGGTGCCGTACCTGATCGGCAAGGGTGAGGTCTCGATCGCCGAGGCGGCGGATGAGTTCGACGTGACGGCCGCGCAGATGCGGGCGATGGTCGAGACCCTCACCGTGATCGGCCTTCCCGGCGACGGCGGCTACTGGCAGATGGCCAACGACCTGTTCGACATCGACTGGGACCTCCTGGACGAGCAGGACATCATCGTCATCACGAACTCGGTGGGACTCGAACGGGCGCCCAAGCTCACGGCCCGCGAGGCGGCGGCGCTGCTGACCGGTCTGCAGCTGGCCCGGGCGATTCCCGGGGTGGGTGACACCGACCTGTTCACCGGCCTGCTCACCAAGCTGGCTCGCGGGGCGTCCAGCACCCCAGCCGACGTGATCCTCGCCCCCGCCCCCGTGGACGCCGTGCGTGATTCGGTCGCCGAGGCGCTGCAGCGCGGGGTGGCCGTCTCCTTCACCTACAAGGCGCCGGATGCCGCGCCGACTCCCCGCACGGTCGACCCGGTGAAGGTCCTCATCGCCACGGGGGAGTGGTATCTGCAGGGGTGGTGCCACCTGCGGCAGGCCATGCGCACGTTCCATCTGGACCGCGTCAGCGATCTCGAGCTGACCGACATCCCGATCGTGCACGGCGCAGACCCCGTGCCCGGGTGGTTCGAGACCGGTACCGGCGACATCGTCGCGCGCATCCGGTTCCGCGAATCGGTGGCGCCACTGCTCGGCGAGTACCTCGATCGTGCCACCGTCGAGACCGTCGGCGGTGTCTCAACGGCGACGATGCACATCGCCGATGAACACAGTCTGCGGCGGCTCGCCGCACGTCGTGCGGGCTTGGTCGAGATCCTGGAGCCGGAGTCCGCGCGCCGCGCGGCCGCGGCATGGGCCGAAGCGGGGCTCGTGCAGTACCGTTGA
- the tatA gene encoding twin-arginine translocase TatA/TatE family subunit yields MLQGLTGWHFLIILAVILLLFGAAKLPALAKSMGQSARVFKGEMKAMKDDDPAEGKTESLASPASEGSVAQTTTDASRAADNKP; encoded by the coding sequence ATGTTGCAAGGTCTCACAGGATGGCATTTCCTGATTATCCTCGCGGTCATCCTCCTGCTGTTCGGCGCCGCGAAGCTTCCCGCACTGGCCAAGAGCATGGGCCAGTCGGCTCGCGTCTTCAAGGGCGAGATGAAGGCCATGAAGGACGACGACCCGGCCGAGGGCAAGACGGAGTCGCTCGCCAGCCCCGCAAGCGAAGGGTCGGTCGCTCAGACCACCACCGACGCGAGCAGGGCTGCTGATAACAAGCCCTGA
- a CDS encoding helix-turn-helix transcriptional regulator, producing MPANASTKNPPEERLVNLVVALVATEQGLTKDTILTSVSGYREQTDSGASKDALEKMFERDKEALRRLGVPIETIGDWADPDDLREARYRIPTAEYELPEDIVFTPAELALLNLAGGVWSESSMSADARSGLRKIRALGMAVDEPIIGFSPRISLREPSFAVLQQAIEQSRAVTFGYLKPGESTPRTRRVQPLALVDYEGRWHVFGVDLGVNADRTFLLSRIVEDVAITRDAFDPALRERAGERALAGLNEVAARSRALLEVNPGTEAALRLSRRALPADQGIRVPYVDIHIFADELASYGPEVRVVEPAELRDQVIQRLEATRAIHGGAA from the coding sequence GTGCCAGCGAACGCTTCTACGAAGAATCCCCCCGAGGAGCGCCTCGTCAACCTGGTCGTCGCGCTGGTCGCGACCGAGCAGGGGTTGACGAAGGACACGATCCTCACCTCGGTCTCCGGCTATCGCGAGCAGACCGACTCGGGGGCGTCGAAGGACGCGCTCGAGAAGATGTTCGAGCGTGACAAGGAGGCCCTGCGCCGGCTCGGAGTGCCCATCGAGACGATCGGGGACTGGGCCGATCCCGATGACCTGCGCGAAGCGCGCTACCGCATCCCCACGGCCGAATACGAACTGCCCGAGGACATCGTGTTCACCCCGGCGGAACTCGCCCTTCTCAATCTCGCCGGCGGCGTATGGAGCGAAAGCTCGATGTCGGCGGACGCCCGCAGCGGCCTCCGGAAGATCCGCGCCCTCGGGATGGCGGTCGACGAGCCGATCATCGGATTCTCGCCCCGGATCAGCCTCCGCGAACCGTCGTTCGCGGTCCTGCAGCAGGCGATCGAACAGTCCCGGGCGGTGACGTTCGGCTACCTGAAGCCCGGGGAGTCCACGCCCCGCACCCGGCGCGTGCAGCCGCTCGCGCTCGTGGACTACGAGGGACGCTGGCACGTGTTCGGCGTCGACCTGGGCGTCAATGCCGATCGGACGTTTCTGCTGTCGCGCATCGTCGAGGATGTCGCGATCACGCGTGACGCGTTCGACCCGGCGCTGCGGGAACGGGCGGGGGAGCGAGCGCTTGCCGGATTGAACGAGGTGGCCGCGCGCAGTCGCGCGCTCCTCGAGGTGAATCCCGGCACGGAGGCCGCGCTCCGGCTCAGCCGCAGGGCACTTCCGGCGGATCAGGGCATTCGCGTGCCCTACGTCGACATTCACATCTTCGCCGACGAGCTGGCCTCGTATGGGCCCGAGGTGAGGGTCGTCGAGCCGGCGGAGTTGCGCGATCAAGTCATCCAGCGGCTCGAGGCGACGCGAGCGATCCACGGAGGAGCCGCATGA